A section of the Spirosoma pollinicola genome encodes:
- a CDS encoding MBL fold metallo-hydrolase, whose protein sequence is MNRRHFVQNSVLALGGVSLINHSLFARLVADEPYKMKMVRETVGVFTEKGGTIAYLRTKEGWVVVDAEFPEQAQHLIDALKKTADIPINLLINTHHHGDHTAGNIAFKGLVGHVVAHENSLKNQRAVAEKSKTEDKQLYPDNTFSDGWKEKVGNESIRAYYFGPGHTDGDGLIHFENANVLHMGDLMSNRRYPIIDRSAGASIKNWIKVLDKTLKTFDSKTIFVFGHAFDPEKITGNKDDIRAFKDYLEKLLVFVGKEVKAGKTKEDVLKATAIPGVTEWQGDGIVRSLQAAYEEITAGK, encoded by the coding sequence ATGAATCGCAGACATTTTGTTCAAAACTCCGTGCTGGCCCTCGGCGGTGTATCGCTCATCAATCATTCGCTGTTTGCTAGACTCGTTGCCGATGAGCCTTATAAGATGAAAATGGTGCGCGAAACGGTGGGCGTTTTTACAGAAAAAGGGGGCACTATTGCCTATCTTCGAACAAAAGAAGGGTGGGTGGTGGTAGACGCTGAGTTTCCGGAACAGGCTCAGCACTTGATTGATGCGCTGAAAAAAACTGCCGATATACCTATTAATTTATTGATCAATACCCATCACCACGGCGATCATACGGCCGGAAATATTGCCTTTAAAGGGCTTGTGGGGCATGTTGTAGCGCATGAGAATTCGTTGAAAAATCAAAGAGCAGTCGCCGAAAAGTCGAAAACGGAGGACAAGCAGCTTTATCCTGATAACACGTTCAGCGATGGCTGGAAAGAGAAGGTAGGTAACGAAAGCATTCGGGCTTATTATTTCGGGCCGGGCCATACCGATGGTGATGGTTTGATCCATTTCGAGAATGCCAATGTCCTGCATATGGGTGATTTGATGTCCAATCGGCGCTATCCAATCATCGACCGAAGTGCCGGAGCCAGTATCAAAAACTGGATTAAGGTGCTGGACAAAACGCTGAAGACGTTCGATTCCAAAACTATTTTCGTTTTTGGCCACGCCTTCGATCCGGAAAAAATCACTGGCAACAAAGACGATATTCGGGCTTTTAAGGATTATCTGGAAAAGCTATTGGTCTTTGTTGGGAAGGAAGTTAAGGCAGGGAAAACTAAAGAAGATGTTTTGAAAGCAACGGCTATTCCGGGCGTAACAGAATGGCAGGGCGATGGCATTGTACGAAGTTTGCAAGCGGCCTATGAGGAAATAACGGCTGGCAAATAA
- a CDS encoding DUF3500 domain-containing protein: MKFFTFYGIGLCILSALLVDQQQTHTPSVSPVFNSLSTQSNADCASVKGLEKIVCLADAFNATLTSEQRAMLQLTYSKADATKWSNFPEFSARPRRVGIQLGTLNAAQLTAAKALMAAVMAQNVPNEGFDELEGNLAADDYFGKTTGKTGTFSSGNYYMAFLGTPSTTGLWELQFGGHHYAFANTYNGGNVAGVTPSFRGVEPMSAVTVNGHTYQPVAQEQQAFGTMLGSLSSNEQAAARLSSSFSDVVLGPDRDGQFPSKKLGLKVGDLPAARQKLVLNAIKLYVNDLDPATAAPVLANYTAELADTYIAYAGSGSMSQQNDYVRIDGPGVWIEYSAQPSRDFPGTVHPHSVWRDHRTDYGGN; encoded by the coding sequence ATGAAATTCTTCACTTTTTATGGAATCGGCTTGTGTATCCTTTCCGCCCTGCTGGTTGATCAACAGCAAACTCATACGCCGTCTGTCTCTCCGGTGTTCAATTCCCTGTCTACGCAGTCAAACGCCGACTGTGCGTCGGTTAAAGGGCTGGAAAAGATAGTTTGCCTGGCCGATGCGTTCAACGCTACGCTCACGAGCGAACAACGCGCCATGCTGCAACTGACTTATTCGAAAGCTGATGCCACCAAATGGTCAAACTTTCCGGAGTTCTCTGCCCGACCCAGGCGGGTTGGCATTCAGCTGGGCACGCTCAATGCCGCTCAACTAACAGCGGCCAAAGCGTTGATGGCCGCTGTAATGGCCCAAAACGTACCCAATGAGGGTTTCGATGAGCTGGAAGGTAACTTAGCTGCCGATGATTACTTTGGAAAGACTACCGGCAAGACCGGTACATTCTCATCGGGTAATTATTACATGGCCTTTCTGGGTACACCCAGCACTACCGGTCTATGGGAGTTGCAGTTTGGAGGGCATCACTATGCCTTCGCCAATACATACAACGGGGGCAACGTTGCAGGTGTAACGCCGTCGTTCAGGGGCGTTGAGCCAATGAGTGCCGTTACGGTAAATGGACACACCTACCAACCCGTTGCGCAGGAGCAACAGGCATTTGGCACTATGTTGGGCAGCCTGAGCAGTAATGAGCAGGCTGCAGCCAGGTTATCGTCCTCCTTTTCAGATGTGGTACTTGGCCCCGATAGAGACGGGCAGTTCCCATCGAAAAAACTGGGCCTGAAAGTAGGCGATTTGCCTGCCGCCAGACAAAAACTGGTGCTCAATGCGATCAAGCTGTACGTAAACGATCTGGACCCGGCAACAGCCGCTCCGGTTCTGGCTAACTACACGGCTGAGCTAGCCGACACCTATATCGCGTACGCAGGTAGCGGTTCGATGAGCCAGCAAAATGATTATGTGCGGATAGACGGACCAGGTGTCTGGATCGAATATTCGGCTCAGCCAAGTCGCGATTTTCCGGGCACCGTTCATCCGCACTCCGTCTGGCGCGACCACCGAACAGATTATGGAGGTAACTAA
- a CDS encoding outer membrane beta-barrel family protein: MKTSIILFLLWGLSFTVSAQSKPGHISGRVLDEHQKPIEFATVALVSASVDSAFVKATYTDPTGAFAFESLNEGRYRVKITFVGYQNAASPVLVLTPNQPATDMGSIALQPQTKQLSEVVVTGQKAVIEQKIDRMVLNVDALPSNAGATALDVLEKSPGVSVDPNGNVSLKGKKEVMIMLDDKLTYLSGDELVNLLRSMNASQLNQIEIMTNPSAKYDASGNAGIINIRTKKQTVQGFNGTLTLGLGYSPYFKSNDGLSMNYRSGKVNTFFNYGFIQNNGYFNIETHRNFLDANGLKTGELNQSAHRINQNQTNNLKLGMDYFASARTTLGFSLTGFYNPQRPTGETTTRLTDGNGKVDSTLSTPSSGQALWRNGAINVNARHTFGEASAGREISASADLLTYNASNAQNLVTNTYSSDGALLSQLPLRGDIPLDITIFTAKVDYMQPLGQYKFETGVKTATSNTNNQANYFLTTNGVEAPDYGLSNQFKYHESINAVYSNLSRQVGKWYGQLGLRYENTQYTGHQLGNPEKPDSVFVRHYSNLFPTLFVSYKANERNQFVVSVGRRIDRPAYRDLNPFLSIIDRYAYSTGNPFLRPQFTNNFELSHTYNNFLTTTLNYSRTDGFITETLQKQGDVIVRSVGNIAIRDNVGLAISMHLPVTSFWSANLFVNGAYTAFNGTVADLPFQASAFSMNLNLTNQFKLGSGWAAEVSGFYHGRNRDEGQAIIRSISQLSLGLSKQLWDKKASLVFNVRDVFHSQISREIQNFQNVVSTANFTRDTRVANISFVYRFGQSIKGGAARARTSAEDEKDRVKLQ; encoded by the coding sequence ATGAAAACGTCTATTATTTTATTTTTACTCTGGGGCCTGTCGTTTACGGTTTCGGCTCAATCCAAACCAGGTCATATTAGCGGGCGGGTGCTCGATGAGCATCAGAAACCCATTGAGTTTGCCACCGTTGCGCTGGTGTCTGCCAGTGTTGATTCAGCTTTTGTGAAAGCCACCTACACCGACCCAACGGGTGCGTTCGCCTTCGAATCACTGAATGAGGGTCGCTATCGGGTTAAAATCACCTTTGTCGGGTATCAGAACGCGGCATCACCCGTACTTGTACTAACGCCCAATCAACCAGCTACAGATATGGGTAGTATTGCCCTGCAACCCCAGACGAAGCAACTTTCCGAAGTGGTGGTGACGGGCCAGAAAGCCGTTATTGAACAGAAAATCGACCGCATGGTGCTGAACGTGGATGCCCTGCCCTCCAATGCTGGCGCTACGGCGCTGGATGTGCTCGAAAAATCGCCGGGCGTATCGGTCGATCCCAACGGTAATGTAAGTTTAAAAGGCAAAAAAGAAGTAATGATCATGCTCGACGACAAACTCACTTACCTCTCGGGTGATGAGTTAGTGAATCTGTTGCGCTCGATGAATGCCAGCCAACTGAACCAGATCGAGATCATGACCAACCCTTCGGCAAAATACGATGCATCCGGCAATGCAGGTATTATCAACATCCGCACCAAAAAACAAACCGTTCAGGGCTTCAACGGTACGCTCACATTGGGTCTCGGCTACTCGCCTTATTTTAAGAGCAACGACGGACTGAGCATGAACTACCGTTCGGGAAAAGTCAATACCTTTTTCAACTACGGCTTTATTCAGAATAACGGCTATTTCAACATCGAAACCCATCGTAATTTCCTGGATGCCAACGGCCTGAAAACCGGCGAACTGAATCAGTCGGCGCACCGCATCAACCAAAATCAAACCAACAACCTCAAACTGGGTATGGACTATTTTGCCAGCGCCCGTACGACATTAGGTTTCAGTCTAACTGGTTTTTATAACCCGCAACGTCCCACGGGTGAAACCACGACCCGCCTGACAGATGGAAATGGAAAGGTGGATTCAACGCTTTCAACGCCATCGTCGGGTCAGGCGCTGTGGCGCAACGGGGCCATCAATGTCAACGCTCGTCATACCTTTGGCGAAGCGAGCGCAGGTCGGGAAATCAGCGCGTCGGCCGATTTGCTGACCTACAATGCCAGTAACGCTCAGAACTTAGTGACCAATACCTACTCGTCGGATGGGGCATTGCTGAGTCAACTTCCGCTCCGGGGTGATATTCCCCTCGACATTACGATCTTCACCGCCAAAGTGGACTACATGCAGCCGCTGGGTCAGTATAAGTTCGAAACGGGGGTAAAAACGGCCACCAGCAACACGAACAATCAGGCCAATTACTTCCTGACTACCAATGGTGTAGAGGCTCCTGACTACGGTCTGAGCAACCAGTTCAAGTACCACGAAAGCATTAATGCGGTTTACAGTAACCTGAGTCGGCAGGTAGGCAAGTGGTATGGCCAATTGGGGTTGCGCTATGAAAATACGCAATATACCGGTCACCAGTTGGGGAACCCCGAAAAACCCGATTCGGTGTTCGTACGGCACTATAGTAACCTGTTTCCAACCTTATTTGTGAGTTATAAAGCCAACGAGCGTAACCAGTTTGTGGTGTCAGTAGGCCGACGGATCGACCGGCCTGCCTACCGTGACCTGAACCCATTTCTGAGCATCATCGACCGGTATGCCTACTCAACAGGCAACCCGTTTTTGCGGCCCCAGTTCACCAATAATTTCGAACTAAGCCACACCTACAACAACTTTCTGACCACCACGCTTAACTATAGTCGTACGGATGGATTTATTACCGAAACCTTGCAAAAACAGGGCGACGTGATTGTTCGCAGTGTGGGCAACATCGCCATTCGCGACAACGTAGGGCTGGCTATAAGTATGCATCTACCGGTTACCTCGTTCTGGTCGGCCAACTTGTTTGTTAATGGAGCCTATACGGCTTTCAACGGCACCGTTGCCGACCTGCCGTTTCAGGCGTCAGCTTTCAGTATGAACCTGAACCTGACGAACCAGTTCAAACTTGGTAGTGGTTGGGCCGCCGAGGTATCAGGTTTTTATCATGGGCGCAATCGCGACGAAGGACAGGCCATCATACGCTCCATCAGCCAGTTGTCGTTGGGATTGTCGAAGCAACTCTGGGATAAAAAAGCTAGTTTGGTTTTCAATGTTCGGGACGTATTCCACAGCCAGATTTCGCGGGAAATTCAGAATTTTCAGAATGTCGTCTCCACCGCCAACTTCACGCGGGATACGCGGGTAGCAAACATTTCGTTCGTGTACCGATTCGGGCAATCCATCAAAGGTGGAGCCGCCAGAGCCAGGACCAGTGCTGAAGACGAGAAAGACCGGGTAAAACTGCAGTAG
- a CDS encoding LytR/AlgR family response regulator transcription factor, whose product MNILIIEDEKRTAQRLEGLLMQYDPTIRVMAQLPSIAKTLAWFADPANEKPDLLLLDIHLDDGSGFQLIEQAQLSLPIIFTTAYDQYTLQAFKTNSVDYLLKPIDADELGAALDKFKRLYGSAVLTPLPDMTALLQALKMAPSPYRDRFMVTIGTKIRSIETPDIAYFYFEDKSTWLTTRDGQHVSIEYSLDKLTTLLNPQRFFRVNRAFLVALDAIQTIHTYSGSKLKVELKPVPRQEIFVSGDRIADFKEWLGK is encoded by the coding sequence ATGAACATACTGATTATTGAAGACGAAAAACGAACTGCCCAGCGCCTGGAGGGCCTGTTGATGCAGTATGATCCAACCATCCGGGTGATGGCTCAATTGCCGTCGATTGCCAAAACGCTCGCCTGGTTTGCCGACCCGGCTAATGAAAAGCCTGATCTGCTGCTGCTCGATATTCACCTGGACGATGGTTCGGGCTTTCAGCTTATTGAACAGGCCCAACTGTCGTTGCCCATTATTTTTACGACGGCCTACGATCAATACACCTTGCAGGCGTTCAAGACCAATAGTGTCGACTATCTGCTCAAACCCATCGATGCCGACGAACTGGGCGCTGCGCTAGACAAGTTCAAACGGTTGTACGGATCGGCGGTGCTAACTCCGCTACCCGACATGACCGCCTTGTTACAGGCGTTGAAAATGGCTCCTTCGCCCTACAGAGACCGATTTATGGTGACCATCGGCACCAAAATTCGCAGCATCGAAACACCCGATATCGCTTATTTTTACTTTGAGGACAAGTCGACCTGGCTGACCACGCGCGATGGCCAGCATGTCAGTATTGAGTACAGCCTTGATAAACTAACCACGCTCCTCAATCCGCAACGATTTTTTCGCGTCAACCGGGCATTTCTGGTGGCACTCGATGCCATTCAGACCATTCATACTTATTCGGGCAGTAAACTGAAAGTTGAATTAAAGCCCGTGCCCCGACAGGAAATCTTTGTGAGTGGCGACCGGATTGCCGATTTTAAGGAATGGCTGGGGAAATGA
- a CDS encoding sensor histidine kinase, with the protein MDSPSANYLTIRQKVRLALSVLAIYWPIRVYVNISPLSWVVVGHNLPFLAVELVLTFVLLLGWVFLMDELQGRLMRRFGQTDTGELQLPTQLLTVVVAVGLALLFNGLFGQLHQRSERRIEHEFPRLGHASDDPFDARPNDMGQRRRMNNGLTVMALLAAFYLTANRRSTRRIQQLQLQAERLEKEAVQAQFDALKNQVNPHFLFNSLSILSSLVDTDTKLAGQFINRLSKAYRYILEQRDNEQVSLRTELDFIAAYTFLLTLRFEDKLFVSIEVSQEARDRYSIAPLTLQLLLENAVKHNRLSEEEPLQVRISLDGDYLRVTNPIHPRPDLEPSTRIGLQNITNRYRLLTPQPVWVGEENGTFVVKLPLLSERAKE; encoded by the coding sequence ATGGACTCGCCTTCTGCCAACTACCTTACCATTCGCCAGAAAGTTCGACTAGCACTCAGTGTGCTGGCCATCTACTGGCCTATTCGTGTGTATGTGAACATAAGCCCTTTGAGCTGGGTTGTTGTAGGCCACAATTTGCCTTTTCTTGCCGTAGAACTGGTTTTGACTTTTGTTCTGTTGCTGGGTTGGGTTTTTCTGATGGATGAACTTCAGGGGCGGCTGATGCGCCGGTTCGGGCAGACAGACACGGGCGAACTACAGCTACCAACGCAGTTGCTTACGGTAGTTGTAGCGGTCGGTTTGGCCTTGTTATTCAATGGCCTGTTTGGCCAGTTGCATCAACGTTCGGAGCGGAGAATTGAGCATGAATTTCCCCGATTGGGGCACGCTTCCGATGACCCGTTCGATGCCCGACCGAACGATATGGGGCAACGGCGACGTATGAATAATGGGCTGACGGTTATGGCGTTGCTGGCCGCTTTCTATTTAACGGCGAATCGGCGCTCGACCCGGCGAATCCAGCAATTGCAGCTCCAGGCTGAGCGACTGGAGAAAGAAGCCGTACAGGCCCAGTTCGACGCCCTGAAAAACCAGGTGAATCCTCATTTTCTGTTCAACAGCCTTAGTATTCTTTCGTCTCTGGTGGATACCGACACCAAACTGGCGGGGCAGTTTATCAATCGACTGTCCAAAGCATACCGCTACATTCTGGAACAAAGAGATAATGAACAGGTAAGCCTGCGCACCGAACTCGACTTCATTGCGGCTTACACCTTTCTGCTCACCCTGCGTTTCGAAGACAAGCTTTTTGTGAGTATAGAGGTATCTCAAGAGGCTCGCGACCGCTATTCCATTGCCCCGCTGACGTTACAGCTACTGCTCGAAAACGCCGTAAAGCACAATCGCCTGTCGGAAGAAGAGCCGCTTCAGGTGCGAATTTCACTGGATGGCGATTACCTGCGGGTAACTAACCCCATTCATCCCCGTCCCGATCTGGAACCCTCAACACGCATTGGATTGCAGAATATTACCAATCGCTATCGCCTGCTAACGCCCCAGCCCGTTTGGGTTGGTGAAGAAAATGGGACTTTTGTCGTTAAACTACCCTTATTAAGCGAAAGAGCGAAAGAGTGA
- a CDS encoding TonB-dependent receptor produces MKYIFLLLILVSSTVKAGIVPDSTITPNDSLRKIQLSEVVISASRVAESILKSPVSIEVIDARRIRLSAQPSYFDAIENIKGVQLLTSSLGFKVYNTRGFAATTNVRFVQLVDGRDNQAPHIGAPIANALAPSDLDIQQVEVVPGVASALYGMNALNGLVNILTRNPFDSQGLSVGQKTGINHVGDAAVSAKAYSETSIRYAHRLGNRFAFKVNLVYQRGYDWIAGNRDDLNPNGNASLGLFGADNPAYDPVNGYGNEAANRRTLTLGGKRYSIGRTGYYEAEATDYGLKNLRGDISLLYRFSPTVELAYTYQGATLNNVYQRTNRFRLENYRLDQHSLTLTTPSVQIRAYRSHENTGDSYNIRSMAENIDKSFKTDNQWFSEFSNQFNADTKAGLGVPDALRDARSIADKGRPVPGTPAFNDLIAKLRDINNWDIGAALRVQSWMYHAEGQFEPTRVLWQRFRQQTGLNIQAGFDFRRYVVFPDGNYFINPTEQGKNLVYGKTGGFVQLSRTFFDDKLKVAGSLRLDKSYYFDARLNPRLSMVYSPAEAHNIRLSYQNGYRFPSLFEGFTNINSGGVKRVGGLPIMSHGIYENAYLVTSINAFQAAITTDVNTNKLTTDQAIQKNKGLLKKSPYTYLKPEQVNSYELGYKGLLFGSRLYVDADVYYASYKNFIAQVNANIAKGTNPDSLAYYFSSATTQDRYRLWTNSQTRVYNYGAGLGLRYSLTQNWSVGGNASFAKLDRADYGDGLESSFNTPRWITNLTVSNGNLWNGLGFSVNYKHQDAFLWQSELASGTVSAINTLDAQVSYRISKLSLLVKAGGTNLANKPYYTFIGGPAVGGFYYTNLIWEPRF; encoded by the coding sequence ATGAAATACATCTTCCTCTTGTTAATCCTGGTGAGTTCAACGGTAAAGGCGGGTATTGTGCCCGACAGTACGATTACACCCAACGATTCACTCCGCAAGATTCAACTCAGTGAAGTGGTCATATCTGCTTCCAGAGTGGCAGAAAGTATCTTAAAATCGCCCGTAAGTATTGAGGTGATCGATGCCCGGCGAATCCGGCTCTCAGCCCAGCCGTCGTATTTTGACGCAATCGAAAACATAAAAGGAGTTCAGTTACTCACGTCAAGTTTGGGTTTTAAAGTTTATAACACCCGCGGGTTTGCCGCCACCACCAACGTCCGCTTTGTCCAACTCGTTGATGGGCGCGATAATCAGGCACCACATATTGGCGCACCTATTGCCAACGCCCTGGCTCCCTCTGACCTCGACATTCAGCAGGTTGAAGTGGTGCCGGGAGTTGCTTCGGCGCTTTATGGCATGAATGCGCTGAACGGCCTGGTCAATATTTTAACGCGTAACCCCTTCGATTCGCAGGGATTGAGTGTCGGCCAAAAAACAGGCATTAACCATGTTGGCGATGCGGCTGTATCGGCCAAAGCGTATTCCGAAACCAGTATTCGTTACGCCCACCGACTTGGTAACCGCTTTGCGTTTAAGGTGAACCTGGTGTATCAGCGAGGGTATGACTGGATAGCTGGTAATCGCGATGACCTTAACCCGAATGGAAATGCGTCGCTCGGTTTGTTCGGAGCTGACAATCCGGCTTATGACCCCGTAAATGGCTATGGCAACGAAGCCGCTAACCGTCGAACCCTGACACTGGGTGGCAAACGGTATAGCATTGGCCGAACGGGTTACTACGAAGCAGAGGCCACCGATTATGGCCTGAAAAACCTGCGGGGAGATATCTCGCTGCTCTACCGCTTCTCGCCAACGGTCGAACTTGCCTATACATACCAAGGGGCTACGTTGAATAATGTGTACCAACGCACCAACCGCTTTCGGCTTGAGAATTACCGGCTCGACCAGCACAGCCTCACCTTAACCACGCCTTCGGTACAGATTCGGGCATACCGAAGCCATGAAAACACGGGCGATTCCTATAACATCCGGTCTATGGCTGAAAATATCGACAAGTCATTTAAAACCGATAATCAGTGGTTTTCAGAGTTTAGCAACCAGTTTAACGCCGACACGAAGGCTGGTTTGGGTGTGCCGGATGCCTTGCGCGATGCCCGCTCCATTGCCGACAAAGGTCGACCGGTTCCGGGAACGCCTGCGTTTAATGACCTGATTGCGAAACTGCGCGATATTAATAACTGGGACATTGGCGCGGCCCTGCGGGTGCAGTCCTGGATGTACCATGCCGAAGGGCAATTCGAACCAACGCGGGTGCTCTGGCAGCGGTTTCGCCAGCAGACTGGTCTCAACATCCAGGCTGGGTTCGATTTCCGGCGGTATGTGGTTTTTCCGGACGGCAATTATTTCATCAACCCCACCGAGCAGGGTAAAAACCTTGTTTACGGCAAAACAGGGGGTTTCGTTCAACTAAGTCGCACGTTTTTTGATGACAAACTCAAAGTCGCCGGATCATTGCGACTCGACAAAAGTTACTACTTCGACGCACGCCTGAATCCCCGGCTGTCGATGGTTTACTCGCCTGCCGAAGCGCATAACATTCGTCTTTCGTACCAGAATGGGTATCGGTTTCCCTCGCTGTTTGAGGGCTTCACCAATATCAACTCGGGCGGTGTAAAACGGGTTGGCGGCTTACCGATCATGTCGCACGGGATTTATGAAAACGCCTATCTGGTCACCTCAATCAATGCCTTTCAGGCAGCCATCACCACCGATGTCAACACAAACAAACTCACGACCGATCAGGCTATCCAGAAAAACAAAGGGTTGCTAAAAAAGAGTCCCTATACTTACCTGAAACCCGAACAGGTGAACAGTTATGAGCTGGGTTACAAAGGGTTGCTTTTCGGAAGTCGCCTTTATGTGGATGCCGATGTTTACTACGCGTCTTATAAAAACTTCATTGCTCAGGTGAATGCGAACATCGCAAAAGGCACTAATCCGGATTCGCTGGCCTACTATTTTTCGTCAGCCACAACCCAGGATCGGTACCGTCTCTGGACGAATTCGCAAACGCGAGTCTACAATTACGGAGCTGGTCTGGGCCTTCGATATAGCCTGACCCAGAACTGGTCGGTGGGGGGGAATGCCTCGTTTGCCAAACTCGACCGCGCCGATTATGGCGATGGACTGGAAAGCTCCTTTAACACGCCCCGCTGGATTACGAACCTGACTGTCTCGAATGGCAATCTGTGGAATGGTCTTGGTTTCTCGGTGAACTACAAGCATCAGGATGCCTTTTTGTGGCAGTCGGAATTGGCTTCAGGTACTGTTTCGGCCATCAACACGCTGGATGCACAGGTAAGTTATCGGATTTCGAAGTTGAGTCTTTTAGTAAAAGCTGGCGGTACGAATCTGGCGAATAAACCCTACTATACCTTCATCGGTGGACCAGCCGTTGGCGGGTTTTATTACACGAATTTAATCTGGGAACCCAGGTTTTAG
- a CDS encoding amidohydrolase family protein, translating to MKTRLSFLLFLLVAAQSIAQTTPPKRPLPIIDVHVHAMKVNPSFSIEMCPWFLRDMPGGDPNQQMRAFLNTECVDPLQPAKSDAEMEAAVLATMKRLNMTIIAYGDPGILRRWKKAAPDRVIAGIGVSSPKEMSVEAFKDSLSSGFYQVMGEVAPQYQGLSPSDSSLDAYFAVAEKLNVPVGIHMGTGGNGMANITQAKYRASLGRPFLLEDMLARHPKIKIWVMHAGYPMIDEMIALMGANAYVYVDLAGFIWSYPQAEINAYLQRLVQAGFGKRIMYGTDFMVWPKLFETSLSVIENADYLSFDQKRDILFNNAVRFFKLDASKFK from the coding sequence ATGAAAACAAGACTATCGTTCCTTCTTTTTTTGCTGGTGGCCGCCCAGTCAATCGCACAAACGACGCCCCCCAAACGACCACTTCCTATCATAGATGTGCACGTACACGCGATGAAAGTGAACCCCAGTTTTTCTATTGAGATGTGCCCCTGGTTTTTGAGAGATATGCCGGGTGGCGACCCCAATCAACAGATGCGGGCCTTCCTCAACACCGAATGTGTTGACCCCTTGCAACCGGCCAAATCCGATGCCGAAATGGAAGCCGCCGTGCTGGCAACCATGAAGCGGCTCAATATGACCATAATTGCGTATGGTGATCCCGGAATTTTACGGCGCTGGAAAAAAGCGGCTCCCGACCGGGTTATTGCCGGTATTGGCGTTAGCTCGCCCAAAGAAATGAGCGTAGAAGCCTTTAAAGATTCGCTGTCGTCCGGTTTTTATCAGGTAATGGGCGAAGTCGCCCCGCAATATCAGGGTCTTTCGCCAAGCGATTCGTCCCTCGATGCCTATTTTGCCGTGGCAGAAAAACTAAATGTTCCCGTCGGTATTCACATGGGTACGGGCGGCAACGGTATGGCCAACATTACCCAGGCCAAATACCGGGCCTCACTGGGTCGGCCATTTTTGCTTGAAGACATGCTGGCGCGGCATCCCAAAATAAAAATTTGGGTCATGCATGCTGGATATCCCATGATCGACGAAATGATTGCCCTGATGGGCGCGAATGCCTACGTATACGTCGATCTGGCTGGTTTTATCTGGAGCTATCCCCAGGCCGAAATCAACGCTTATCTCCAACGGCTGGTACAGGCAGGCTTTGGCAAACGGATCATGTATGGCACCGATTTTATGGTTTGGCCCAAGTTGTTTGAAACCTCCCTCAGCGTGATCGAGAATGCGGATTATTTGTCATTCGATCAAAAGCGCGACATTTTATTCAATAATGCCGTACGCTTTTTCAAACTGGATGCCAGCAAGTTCAAGTAA